A window from Kribbella jejuensis encodes these proteins:
- a CDS encoding DUF7455 domain-containing protein, which produces MTTALAPSSALSAADRCDRCGAQAYVRVTLTSGGELLFCAHHGREHSEKLRDIAITIHDETGRLEATPTITVDDER; this is translated from the coding sequence ATGACTACAGCACTCGCCCCGAGTTCGGCCCTGTCGGCCGCGGATCGTTGTGACCGCTGCGGTGCGCAGGCCTACGTCCGGGTCACCCTGACCAGCGGTGGGGAGCTGCTCTTCTGCGCCCACCACGGCCGGGAGCACTCGGAGAAACTGCGCGACATCGCGATCACCATCCACGACGAGACCGGTCGGCTCGAAGCCACCCCGACGATCACGGTGGACGACGAGCGGTAA
- a CDS encoding PLP-dependent aminotransferase family protein, whose protein sequence is MAALADLIGHRLSVRGSSHQGPQQGLYRRLADEIATLIGSAELPVGARLPAERRLAVSLAISRSTVVAAYDELRARGLVESRRGSGTTVARAAGRGRSRADKRMSAGYGESLFHRITVGRDEVISLTYAVDPGLPELSSELIDLASTDLPALLGDVGYHPRGLPVLRERIAEHFTGSGLPTSADEIVVTTGAHQAIALVTQMYLRSGAAVAIEQPSWPGCFDLFGAAGGRVVGVPLDDAGIRPDLLGAAFAEHQPAMLFVMPTFHNPTGRLMSAARRRQVAELAARHGVVVVEDNAYSAWDPSGPEIPPPLAAYAPDDAEVLTIGSVSKAVWGGLRIGWIRASRPVAERLARHKALADLGSPVIDQALTARLLPRLADLTAARARVATVRKKLMGELLTERLPEWEWSAPVGGSALWIRLPRTDARVFAQVALRHGVEVVAGHAMDPTGEHDDYLRVPFAYTEQVLDDAVARLARAWHELRRHGPGPELPVV, encoded by the coding sequence ATGGCCGCCCTGGCAGACCTGATCGGGCACCGGCTGAGCGTCCGCGGCAGCTCACATCAGGGCCCGCAGCAGGGCCTGTACCGGCGGTTGGCCGACGAGATCGCCACGCTGATCGGCTCCGCGGAACTCCCGGTCGGCGCCCGGCTGCCCGCCGAACGCCGGCTGGCTGTGTCGCTCGCGATCAGCCGCTCGACGGTCGTCGCGGCGTACGACGAACTCCGCGCCCGCGGCCTGGTCGAGAGCCGGCGCGGCAGCGGTACCACGGTCGCGCGGGCCGCCGGACGAGGCCGTTCACGAGCGGACAAGCGGATGTCTGCCGGGTACGGCGAGTCGCTCTTCCATCGCATCACCGTCGGCCGCGACGAGGTGATCTCGCTGACGTACGCCGTGGATCCCGGGCTGCCCGAGCTGTCCTCGGAGCTGATCGACCTCGCGTCGACCGACCTGCCGGCGCTGCTCGGCGACGTCGGGTACCACCCGCGGGGTCTGCCGGTACTGCGGGAACGGATCGCGGAGCACTTCACCGGATCCGGGCTGCCGACGTCGGCGGACGAGATCGTGGTGACGACCGGCGCCCATCAGGCGATCGCGCTGGTCACGCAGATGTACCTGCGCAGCGGTGCCGCGGTCGCGATCGAACAGCCGAGTTGGCCGGGGTGCTTCGACCTGTTCGGAGCAGCCGGCGGGCGCGTGGTCGGCGTACCGCTCGACGACGCGGGGATCCGGCCGGACCTCCTGGGCGCTGCGTTCGCGGAGCATCAGCCGGCGATGTTGTTCGTGATGCCGACGTTCCACAACCCGACCGGGCGGCTGATGTCGGCCGCGCGTCGCCGGCAGGTCGCGGAGCTCGCCGCGCGCCACGGAGTTGTGGTCGTCGAGGACAACGCGTACTCGGCGTGGGACCCGTCAGGTCCTGAGATCCCCCCGCCGCTGGCGGCCTACGCGCCGGACGACGCGGAGGTGCTGACGATCGGGTCGGTCTCGAAGGCCGTGTGGGGCGGGTTGCGGATCGGCTGGATCCGGGCGTCGCGGCCGGTGGCGGAGCGACTGGCGCGGCACAAGGCGCTCGCCGACCTCGGCAGTCCGGTGATCGATCAGGCGTTGACCGCGCGGTTGTTGCCGCGGCTCGCCGACCTGACGGCGGCCCGGGCGCGGGTCGCGACCGTCCGGAAGAAGTTGATGGGGGAGTTGCTGACCGAGCGACTACCGGAGTGGGAGTGGTCTGCACCGGTCGGCGGGTCGGCGCTGTGGATCCGGCTGCCGCGGACCGATGCCCGGGTATTCGCCCAGGTGGCGTTGCGGCACGGGGTCGAGGTGGTGGCCGGGCACGCGATGGATCCGACCGGCGAGCACGATGACTACTTACGGGTGCCGTTCGCCTACACAGAGCAAGTGCTCGACGATGCCGTCGCGCGGTTGGCGCGGGCCTGGCATGAGTTGCGCCGGCACGGTCCCGGCCCCGAACTACCTGTTGTGTAA
- a CDS encoding LysE family translocator, protein MGIGQVAGFAGATVVLVGMPGPNNMYISLRSLTQGRRAGVVSALAVETGTLVYIVVTALGLATLVQTSPKLFTAITFAGALYLAYLGIKLLLAPVVDHSAGVQAAPLGRVFRDGVIVNLLNPKAALFFLAFLPQFTTRGAGPTQLRTEMLLLGVGTLLIGLALDLSYALTAAAVGRRFRSVRTTTRGRNVVVATIYLGLSAFALVSAL, encoded by the coding sequence GTGGGGATCGGACAGGTCGCCGGGTTCGCCGGCGCGACAGTGGTCCTGGTCGGAATGCCAGGACCGAACAACATGTACATCTCGCTGCGCAGCCTCACGCAGGGCCGGCGTGCGGGCGTGGTGTCCGCCCTGGCCGTCGAGACCGGGACGCTCGTCTACATCGTCGTCACGGCGCTCGGTCTCGCGACCCTCGTCCAGACCTCGCCGAAGTTGTTCACCGCGATCACGTTCGCCGGCGCGCTGTACCTGGCGTACCTCGGCATCAAACTGCTGCTGGCCCCGGTCGTGGACCATTCCGCCGGCGTTCAGGCCGCGCCACTCGGCCGGGTCTTCCGCGACGGCGTCATCGTGAACCTGCTGAACCCGAAGGCCGCATTGTTCTTTCTGGCGTTCCTGCCTCAATTCACCACCCGCGGCGCCGGACCGACCCAGCTCCGCACCGAGATGCTGCTCCTCGGCGTCGGCACCCTCCTGATCGGCCTCGCCCTCGACCTCTCCTACGCGCTCACCGCCGCCGCCGTCGGGCGCCGCTTCCGATCTGTTCGTACAACGACCCGAGGACGCAACGTAGTGGTCGCGACGATCTACCTCGGGCTGTCCGCGTTTGCGCTCGTCAGTGCGCTCTGA
- a CDS encoding glycogen debranching N-terminal domain-containing protein, whose product MVYLHELVTALAAPWVVLSPRSGQLTGSGAAGVYARDRRILSRLSVTVDGREPVPVHVDEQDAATHQYVAMLEGLGDAGHDATVMLYRTRTVESDGLTERITLVNRSRAAIECRLDVALGTDLAGTAAVRSGAAAALPELAPLPDGPGRIRWESNDTRVVVTADPSISATPRVEPGEEFTLTLHVTAEFPKSTTDFSIEPPAERTPYDVTLTCDDKRVERWLERSLQDVSALQLASGNDRYLGAGPPWYLTLFGRDSLISSGMLIPVDPALAAGTLRALAAHQGTRVDADSAEQPGKIPHELRAEVADHGAGLVLPPVYYGTHDATQLWIMTLHKAWRWGMPADEVRELLPNLRSALTWMKEYADPDGDGFLEYIDESGHGLANQGWKDSADAVQWPDGTLATAPIALCEVQGYAYAAAVRGAELLEAYGESGDEWRTWAAALQERFRAAFWVDGHPAIALDGAKNPVAGRASNMGHLLGTGLLDADEEATVADVLAGADLNSGFGLRTLSTAMTRFNPLGYHTGSVWPHDTAMTIQGLYAAGHADVAASYVDGLVRAAEAFDYRLPELYGGRGTAEESTPTPYPLSCRPQAWAAASAVAVLVAALGLEPDVPGGALVVEPALPWQRIELERLRVGPDLVSVRVVDGEATVVRAH is encoded by the coding sequence ATGGTCTACCTCCACGAACTCGTCACCGCTCTGGCCGCTCCGTGGGTGGTGCTGTCGCCGCGATCCGGTCAGCTCACCGGCTCCGGAGCGGCGGGCGTGTACGCGCGGGACCGGCGGATCCTGTCCCGGTTGAGCGTCACGGTCGACGGCCGCGAACCGGTCCCGGTGCACGTCGACGAGCAGGACGCCGCGACGCACCAGTACGTCGCGATGCTCGAGGGCCTCGGGGACGCCGGTCACGATGCGACCGTGATGCTGTACCGGACTCGCACTGTCGAGTCCGACGGACTGACCGAGCGGATCACGCTGGTGAACCGCTCCAGGGCAGCGATCGAGTGCCGGCTGGATGTTGCCCTAGGCACCGATCTCGCAGGCACCGCGGCGGTCCGCAGCGGCGCCGCCGCAGCCCTTCCCGAGCTCGCGCCACTCCCGGACGGTCCCGGCCGGATCCGGTGGGAGAGCAACGACACCCGCGTCGTGGTCACCGCCGACCCCTCGATCTCGGCCACCCCGCGGGTTGAACCGGGGGAGGAGTTCACGCTGACCCTGCACGTCACCGCGGAGTTCCCGAAGTCCACCACGGACTTCTCGATCGAGCCGCCCGCCGAGCGGACGCCATACGACGTGACGCTGACCTGCGACGACAAGCGGGTCGAACGCTGGCTGGAGCGCTCCCTGCAGGACGTCAGCGCGCTGCAGCTTGCCTCGGGCAACGACCGCTACCTCGGCGCCGGCCCGCCCTGGTACCTCACGCTGTTCGGCCGCGACTCGCTGATCTCGTCCGGCATGCTGATCCCGGTCGACCCGGCGCTTGCCGCCGGCACCCTGCGCGCGCTCGCGGCCCACCAAGGGACGAGGGTCGACGCCGACTCGGCCGAACAACCCGGCAAGATCCCCCACGAACTCCGCGCCGAGGTCGCCGACCACGGCGCCGGCCTGGTCCTGCCGCCGGTGTACTACGGCACGCACGACGCGACCCAGCTGTGGATCATGACGCTGCACAAGGCCTGGCGCTGGGGCATGCCCGCCGACGAGGTCCGCGAGCTGCTGCCGAACCTTCGCAGCGCGCTCACCTGGATGAAGGAGTACGCCGACCCGGACGGCGACGGCTTCCTCGAGTACATCGACGAGTCGGGCCACGGCCTCGCGAACCAGGGCTGGAAGGACTCCGCCGACGCAGTGCAGTGGCCGGACGGCACGCTCGCGACAGCACCGATCGCGCTCTGCGAGGTCCAGGGCTACGCGTACGCCGCCGCGGTGCGGGGCGCCGAGCTGCTCGAGGCGTACGGCGAATCCGGCGACGAGTGGCGCACCTGGGCGGCCGCACTGCAGGAGCGGTTCCGGGCCGCGTTCTGGGTGGACGGCCACCCGGCGATCGCGCTCGACGGCGCGAAGAACCCGGTCGCCGGTCGCGCCTCGAACATGGGCCATCTGCTCGGTACCGGCCTGCTCGACGCCGACGAGGAGGCAACCGTCGCCGACGTCCTCGCCGGTGCCGACCTGAACAGCGGCTTCGGTCTGCGAACGTTGTCGACGGCAATGACCCGCTTCAACCCGCTCGGCTACCACACCGGCAGCGTCTGGCCGCACGACACCGCGATGACGATCCAGGGCCTGTACGCCGCCGGCCACGCCGACGTCGCCGCGTCGTACGTCGACGGACTGGTCCGCGCCGCGGAAGCCTTCGACTACCGCCTGCCCGAGCTGTACGGCGGCCGCGGGACAGCAGAGGAGAGTACGCCGACGCCGTACCCGCTGTCGTGCCGCCCGCAGGCCTGGGCCGCTGCGTCCGCCGTCGCCGTACTCGTCGCAGCCCTCGGCCTCGAACCCGACGTACCGGGTGGAGCTCTCGTTGTGGAGCCCGCGCTGCCGTGGCAACGGATCGAACTGGAGCGACTGCGGGTCGGGCCGGACCTCGTGTCGGTGCGGGTTGTCGACGGCGAGGCGACCGTCGTCAGAGCGCACTGA
- a CDS encoding DUF456 domain-containing protein: MDTGVTVLAGIAIFVGIVGIVLPILPGAILSLAAILVWAIVAKSATGWVVFGIAAVLIGTSQVVKYVVPERRLREAGVPRRSMIVGVLLGIVGFFVIPVVGMFVGFPIGVYLSELQRQRTHRAAWTSTKHALRETGVSMLIELAGTSLAAAVWLIAVLFLV, encoded by the coding sequence ATGGACACAGGTGTCACGGTGCTTGCCGGGATCGCGATCTTCGTCGGGATCGTGGGTATCGTGCTGCCGATCCTGCCCGGCGCCATCCTCAGCCTGGCGGCGATCCTGGTCTGGGCGATCGTCGCGAAGAGCGCGACCGGGTGGGTGGTGTTCGGGATCGCCGCGGTGCTGATCGGTACCAGTCAGGTGGTGAAGTACGTCGTACCGGAGCGCCGGCTCCGGGAGGCCGGCGTACCGCGGCGATCGATGATCGTCGGCGTGCTGCTCGGCATCGTCGGGTTCTTCGTGATCCCGGTGGTCGGGATGTTCGTCGGCTTCCCGATCGGGGTGTACCTGTCCGAGCTGCAACGTCAGCGCACGCACAGGGCGGCGTGGACCTCCACCAAGCACGCCCTGCGCGAGACGGGCGTGTCGATGCTGATCGAGCTCGCCGGTACGTCGCTCGCCGCTGCCGTCTGGCTGATCGCCGTCCTCTTCCTGGTTTGA
- a CDS encoding response regulator transcription factor, whose product MSPHLLVVDDEPNIVELLSASLRFAGYDVTTATHGAEALRKARDVDPDLVVLDVMMPGLDGFEVVRRLRGEDRHVPVLFLTARDAIEDKVLGLQTGGDDYVTKPFSLDELVARVRALLRRSGHREETASEAAVLRYADLELNEDSYEVFKAGQAVQLSLTEFKLLRCLLENAERVMSKGQILSAVWNYDFAGDAGVVESYMSYLRRKVDTGDQKLLHTVRGVGYVLRTPRGPN is encoded by the coding sequence ATGAGTCCGCATCTGTTGGTCGTCGACGACGAGCCGAACATTGTCGAGCTGCTGTCCGCGAGCCTGCGTTTCGCGGGGTACGACGTGACGACGGCGACGCACGGCGCCGAGGCGCTGCGCAAGGCGCGGGACGTGGACCCCGACCTCGTTGTACTCGACGTGATGATGCCGGGTCTGGACGGCTTCGAGGTGGTCCGCCGGCTGCGCGGTGAGGACCGGCATGTGCCGGTGCTGTTCCTCACCGCTCGCGACGCCATAGAGGACAAGGTGCTCGGGCTGCAGACGGGCGGAGACGACTACGTCACGAAGCCGTTCAGCCTCGATGAGCTCGTCGCGCGGGTCCGGGCGCTGCTGCGCCGGTCGGGTCACCGCGAGGAGACCGCGTCCGAAGCCGCCGTACTGCGCTATGCCGACCTCGAGCTGAACGAGGACAGCTACGAGGTGTTCAAGGCCGGTCAGGCGGTGCAGTTGTCGCTGACCGAGTTCAAGCTGCTGCGGTGTCTGCTGGAGAACGCCGAGCGGGTGATGTCGAAGGGACAGATCCTGTCCGCGGTGTGGAACTATGACTTCGCCGGTGACGCGGGCGTCGTCGAGTCGTACATGTCGTACCTGCGCCGCAAGGTCGACACCGGCGACCAGAAGCTGCTGCACACCGTCCGCGGGGTCGGCTACGTCCTGCGCACCCCGCGAGGCCCCAACTGA
- a CDS encoding sensor histidine kinase yields MQLSHRRFTDRYPLRVTIVVVLLTLVALALAASGVLATTIMRGYLIDRVDEQLQQAAVPLSHVKPDRRPLPPGAGGPVRRQLPSVFVVQFSDSEGNSDNGPVGSRLADTEPLPKLPALNLNQVRALNGKPFDVDAQSGDTQWRVLAVETDDDTGSVMVAQSLKDMDHTIQRLIGIQVAAGVILLVLLAGVGTFVVRRSLRGLEDVEHTAVAIAGGDLSRRVPQRDPRTEVGRLSLALNQMLGQIENAFAQRTASELAARRSEDAARRSEEAARQSEDRMRRFVADASHELRTPLTSIRGFAELARQRGETDSDTMRRIEQEAKRMGLLVDDLLLLARLDQQRPLRMEPVDLLPIAADALHNAQAVQPDRPLSLTILPGSEAPMVSGDEARLRQVLGNLISNALDYTPVNAPITVSVGTRGTEAILEVRDTGPGLSDEQKAHIFERFYRADTARTRTTGGSGLGLSIVAALVAAHHGRVTTTDTSPHGATFTVHLPLLK; encoded by the coding sequence ATGCAACTGAGTCACCGGCGGTTCACCGACCGGTACCCGCTGCGCGTCACCATCGTGGTCGTCCTGCTCACGCTGGTAGCGCTCGCACTCGCCGCGTCCGGCGTGCTGGCGACGACGATCATGCGCGGCTACCTGATCGACCGCGTCGACGAGCAGTTGCAGCAGGCCGCCGTACCGCTGTCGCACGTCAAGCCCGACCGGCGACCCCTGCCGCCTGGTGCGGGCGGACCGGTCCGACGGCAGTTGCCGAGCGTGTTCGTCGTCCAGTTCAGCGACTCCGAGGGCAACAGCGACAACGGCCCGGTGGGGTCGCGGCTGGCCGACACGGAACCACTGCCGAAGCTGCCGGCGCTCAACCTGAACCAGGTCCGCGCGCTGAACGGCAAGCCGTTCGACGTCGACGCGCAGTCCGGTGACACCCAATGGCGCGTCCTCGCGGTGGAGACCGACGACGATACGGGGTCGGTGATGGTCGCGCAGAGCCTCAAGGACATGGACCACACGATCCAGCGGCTGATCGGGATCCAGGTCGCGGCCGGCGTGATCCTGCTCGTACTGCTGGCCGGCGTCGGGACGTTCGTCGTACGGCGAAGTCTGCGCGGACTGGAGGACGTGGAGCACACTGCGGTCGCGATCGCGGGCGGGGACCTGAGCCGGCGGGTACCGCAGCGCGACCCGCGGACCGAGGTCGGGCGGCTGTCACTTGCGTTGAACCAGATGCTCGGACAGATCGAGAACGCGTTCGCGCAACGGACTGCTTCGGAGCTGGCAGCGCGTCGGTCGGAGGACGCTGCGCGGCGCTCCGAGGAGGCGGCCCGGCAGTCGGAGGACCGGATGCGGCGGTTCGTGGCGGACGCGTCGCACGAGCTGCGTACGCCGCTGACGTCGATCCGCGGGTTCGCCGAGCTCGCCCGCCAGCGCGGCGAGACCGACTCCGACACCATGCGGCGGATCGAGCAGGAAGCGAAGCGGATGGGCCTGCTCGTCGACGACCTGCTGCTGCTCGCCCGGCTCGACCAGCAACGCCCGCTCCGGATGGAGCCGGTCGACCTGCTCCCGATCGCCGCCGACGCGCTGCACAACGCGCAAGCCGTCCAACCGGACCGCCCGCTGTCGCTGACCATCCTGCCCGGTTCGGAGGCGCCGATGGTCTCCGGAGACGAAGCGAGACTCCGGCAGGTGCTCGGCAACCTGATCAGCAACGCCCTCGACTACACGCCCGTGAACGCCCCCATCACAGTGTCGGTAGGCACCCGCGGCACCGAAGCCATCCTCGAGGTCCGCGACACCGGCCCAGGTCTGTCCGACGAACAAAAAGCCCACATCTTCGAACGCTTCTACCGAGCCGACACAGCCCGAACCCGCACCACCGGCGGCTCGGGCTTGGGCCTGTCCATAGTCGCCGCTCTGGTCGCCGCCCACCACGGCCGCGTCACCACCACCGACACCAGCCCGCACGGCGCCACCTTCACCGTCCACCTACCCCTCCTCAAGTAA
- a CDS encoding glycoside hydrolase family 3 N-terminal domain-containing protein: MTLAQRVGQLFMVGGAATGPGTATYSAISKYHVGSVMLTGRSTIGRSATLTVTRRLQSKATYAATLSVPLFVATDQEGGNVQVLQGPGFSRMPAALTQGTWSTSTLRTDAALWGRQLRLAGVNQNLAPVMDTVPYSLRNTNKPIGYYRREFGYTTSVVTSHGNAFLSGMLGAGVATSIKHFPGLGRVAANTDVSAGVTDYVTTYSDPYLAPFRAAVKAGTPFVMMSLADYNKIAPRVPAAFSSRIIGGMLRTELGFRGVVMSDSLAAKQVQAWSPGARAINFINAGGDLVLMTDATQVPAMVTAVLAKANADSAFRAKVNAAALLVLSAKQRMGLIAS; encoded by the coding sequence ATGACGTTGGCGCAGCGGGTCGGGCAGTTGTTCATGGTGGGCGGGGCAGCTACCGGGCCCGGGACGGCGACGTACTCGGCGATTTCGAAGTACCACGTCGGGTCGGTGATGTTGACGGGTCGCAGCACGATCGGTCGGAGTGCGACGCTGACGGTGACCCGCAGGCTGCAGAGCAAGGCGACGTACGCCGCGACGCTCAGCGTGCCGTTGTTCGTCGCCACGGACCAGGAGGGCGGAAACGTCCAGGTGCTGCAAGGTCCCGGCTTCTCGCGGATGCCGGCCGCTCTGACGCAAGGCACATGGTCGACCAGCACGCTGCGGACCGATGCCGCGCTCTGGGGACGTCAGCTGCGGTTGGCAGGCGTCAACCAGAACCTCGCGCCGGTGATGGACACCGTGCCGTACTCCCTGCGCAACACGAACAAGCCGATCGGCTACTACCGTCGCGAGTTCGGATACACCACGTCCGTCGTCACCAGCCACGGCAACGCGTTCCTCTCAGGGATGCTCGGCGCCGGCGTCGCGACGAGCATCAAGCACTTCCCCGGGCTCGGACGGGTCGCCGCGAACACGGACGTGTCCGCCGGCGTGACCGACTACGTGACGACGTACAGCGACCCGTACCTCGCTCCGTTCCGCGCGGCGGTGAAGGCCGGTACGCCGTTCGTGATGATGTCGCTGGCCGACTACAACAAGATCGCACCGCGCGTACCCGCGGCGTTCTCGAGCAGGATCATCGGCGGCATGCTCCGGACCGAGCTCGGCTTCCGCGGTGTCGTGATGAGCGACTCACTCGCCGCCAAGCAGGTCCAGGCGTGGTCACCAGGGGCCCGCGCGATCAACTTCATCAACGCGGGCGGCGACCTGGTGCTGATGACCGACGCAACGCAGGTACCTGCAATGGTGACGGCAGTGCTGGCGAAGGCGAACGCCGACAGCGCCTTCCGCGCGAAGGTGAACGCGGCCGCACTGCTGGTGCTGTCCGCCAAGCAACGGATGGGGCTGATCGCCAGCTAG
- a CDS encoding SAM-dependent methyltransferase, producing MTTEQLPDEYWNEFYSEHEQVWSGKPNVAFAEEVSGLTPGRALDLGCGEGADAIWLAQRGWAVTAVDISTVALGRAAEHARAAGVGDRIEWQQHELGKSFPDGEFDLVSVQFLHSKTELPRDGILRPAAAAVAPGGVLLIEGHLGFPPGEHNPHPDIHFPGPDEVIESLALPDGEWETLVSREHERAQVMRDGELINRRDCTVKLRRR from the coding sequence ATGACGACCGAACAGCTGCCTGACGAGTACTGGAACGAGTTCTACTCCGAGCACGAGCAGGTGTGGAGTGGGAAGCCGAACGTCGCCTTCGCCGAGGAGGTTTCCGGGCTGACCCCGGGGCGCGCATTGGATCTCGGCTGCGGCGAAGGCGCCGACGCGATCTGGCTGGCCCAGCGGGGATGGGCGGTGACAGCTGTGGACATCTCGACCGTCGCGCTGGGGCGGGCGGCCGAGCATGCTCGCGCGGCGGGGGTGGGGGACCGGATCGAGTGGCAGCAGCACGAGCTCGGGAAGTCGTTCCCGGACGGTGAGTTCGACCTGGTGTCGGTGCAGTTCCTGCACTCGAAGACCGAGTTGCCGCGGGACGGCATTCTGCGTCCTGCGGCGGCCGCGGTCGCGCCGGGCGGCGTACTGCTGATCGAAGGCCACCTCGGCTTCCCGCCCGGCGAGCACAACCCGCATCCCGACATCCACTTCCCCGGACCCGACGAGGTGATCGAGAGCCTCGCGCTGCCCGACGGCGAGTGGGAGACGCTGGTCAGCCGCGAACACGAGCGGGCGCAGGTGATGCGGGACGGCGAGCTGATCAACCGCCGCGACTGCACGGTCAAGCTGCGCCGCCGCTGA
- a CDS encoding phosphotransferase produces the protein MIEDGEEIPLLGGDVTEGLVRVGDTVRRPPGERPQLVQDVLLHLEKVGFDGAPRFLGVDSKGRHALTYIDGEVAGRPRPPWIADEDRMVSVARLLRAYHDAVESFGVPGNLPAPIQPPGLPDLDDPPELIGHQDITPENVVFRDGRAYALIDFDLAQPASRAREFVNLMLWWGPTGAEADQDPRMRGLDRPRRCRMLADSYGLSEADRARVLPLSIALSRRAWHTMKYRAELLGGGWQRMWDEGVGNIIRNREAWLHQHADSLTTALLD, from the coding sequence GTGATCGAAGACGGTGAAGAGATTCCGCTGCTCGGCGGCGACGTGACCGAGGGGCTCGTGCGGGTCGGCGATACGGTACGGCGACCACCCGGCGAGCGCCCGCAACTCGTTCAGGACGTCCTGCTGCACCTGGAGAAGGTCGGGTTCGACGGCGCACCGCGGTTCCTCGGCGTCGACTCGAAAGGCCGGCACGCCCTGACGTACATCGACGGCGAGGTCGCCGGCCGACCGCGCCCGCCGTGGATCGCGGACGAGGACCGGATGGTGTCGGTCGCGCGACTGCTGCGCGCGTACCACGACGCGGTCGAGTCGTTCGGCGTACCCGGCAACCTGCCCGCCCCGATCCAGCCGCCCGGTCTCCCCGACCTCGACGATCCGCCCGAGCTGATCGGCCATCAGGACATCACGCCGGAGAACGTCGTGTTCCGCGACGGCCGTGCGTACGCGTTGATCGACTTCGACCTCGCGCAGCCGGCGAGCCGGGCTCGTGAGTTCGTGAACCTGATGCTGTGGTGGGGCCCGACCGGCGCCGAGGCCGACCAGGACCCGCGAATGCGCGGCCTGGACCGCCCGCGCCGCTGCCGGATGCTTGCCGACAGCTACGGTCTGTCCGAGGCCGACCGGGCGCGGGTGCTACCGCTGTCGATCGCGTTGAGCCGGCGTGCCTGGCACACGATGAAGTACCGCGCCGAACTCCTCGGCGGCGGCTGGCAACGCATGTGGGACGAGGGAGTCGGCAACATCATCCGCAACCGCGAAGCCTGGCTCCACCAACACGCCGACTCCCTCACCACAGCACTGCTCGACTGA
- a CDS encoding Gfo/Idh/MocA family protein → MTTRIAVIGLGSIAVEHLSAYQLNPQAELVAVCDVDLERAKARGAQFGVERVTGDAAEIFADPGIDAVSVCVPNTLHAPIAEAALRAGKDVLVEKPMTVTVPEAEALVKAVEETGKALQIGYVRRFAPNALVTKRFLDAGEFGDIYAARATLLRTAGNPGGWFGDVELSGGGPLIDLGVHIIDLCWYLMGMPKAVSASGATFAPLGARDNIQNLTRYKAASAARPNTVEDFATAQIRFEGGAVLDVATSFSLHARNEISVRIHGDKGGAEIEPALLMITERHDTLLHVQPQIDSLGFDFKVGFANQIDHFLQICRGEIPADATAAQGLEMAKMLTAIYESARTGAEVRITH, encoded by the coding sequence ATGACGACGCGAATTGCGGTGATCGGGCTCGGTTCGATCGCCGTCGAGCACCTGAGCGCGTACCAGCTGAACCCGCAGGCCGAGCTGGTCGCGGTCTGTGACGTCGACCTCGAGCGCGCCAAGGCACGTGGCGCGCAGTTCGGTGTCGAGCGGGTCACCGGCGACGCCGCCGAGATCTTCGCCGACCCGGGCATCGACGCGGTCAGCGTGTGCGTACCGAACACGCTGCACGCCCCGATCGCCGAGGCGGCGCTCCGGGCCGGCAAGGACGTCCTGGTCGAGAAGCCGATGACCGTGACGGTGCCCGAGGCCGAAGCGCTGGTGAAGGCGGTCGAAGAGACCGGCAAGGCGCTGCAGATCGGGTACGTACGGCGGTTCGCGCCGAACGCGCTGGTGACCAAGAGGTTCCTGGACGCCGGCGAGTTCGGCGACATCTACGCGGCCCGCGCGACGCTGCTGCGGACGGCCGGCAACCCCGGCGGCTGGTTCGGCGACGTGGAGCTGTCCGGCGGCGGTCCGCTCATCGACCTCGGCGTACACATCATCGACCTGTGCTGGTACCTGATGGGGATGCCGAAGGCGGTGTCGGCGTCCGGCGCGACGTTCGCCCCGCTGGGTGCCCGCGACAACATCCAGAACCTGACTCGGTACAAGGCCGCGTCGGCGGCCCGGCCGAACACGGTCGAGGACTTCGCCACCGCGCAGATCCGGTTCGAGGGCGGGGCGGTCCTCGACGTGGCCACGTCGTTCTCGCTGCATGCCCGCAACGAGATCAGCGTCCGGATCCACGGCGACAAGGGCGGCGCGGAGATCGAGCCCGCGCTGCTGATGATCACCGAGCGGCACGACACGCTGCTGCACGTCCAGCCGCAGATCGACTCGCTCGGCTTCGACTTCAAGGTCGGCTTCGCCAACCAGATCGACCACTTCCTGCAGATCTGCCGCGGCGAGATCCCGGCCGACGCCACCGCGGCCCAAGGCCTCGAGATGGCGAAGATGCTCACCGCCATCTACGAATCCGCCCGGACCGGCGCCGAGGTGAGGATCACCCACTGA